The DNA segment CCTCCACAGGACAGGGTGGTCCCCAGGGGATCTACGGTAACGGTGGCATCTTCAATGGCTTTTCATGTGACTgcgagcagggggagcaggaggagctgagCCCAGAGGGGACCCCAGGAAGGGGTGGGGGATGTGGTGACACGGGGGTCAGGAGTCCCGTGGTAGACCAGGTGGTTTCCCAGCCCCAGGGATAGGAAGATGTGTGCCCCAGCAAAGGCCTCCCAGCACAGACACGCTGTGAACTTCAGGCAGCGGGTCATTTCCCAACCAACACATACAGActggcgggtgctgctctctctgaTCTCAGGCAATATCTCCTGTGGGGAAATGGGCTGCCGCTGATAAAAACCTGCTCAGCTTGCTTGGAATCCTCACCTTTTGTCCCTGCTGGGGTTCTGCTTCTCACTCGCTTGGGCTGCTCATCTtcccagggaggaaggaagggtgaggggatgctgggctgcagccaCAAGGCTTGAGATGTTCCTCCAGTGGTGACAACCCCACTGTTGATCCTGGTGGCTCTTGCAGACCTGGGCAGCGCCTGGGGGAACGAGAACCTCTTCCTGCAGGCCGAGAGCATCGTCTGGTTTCGCTACCACAACCACCTTGCCGCGGAGCTGGCCAACAACCACTCCACCTGGTCGGACGAGGACATCTTCCAGCACGCTCGCAAGCAGGTCATCGCCACCTTCCAGGTGAGCGCTGGGACACTCTGGCTCTGCCAAGGCCCCCAGTAACCTCCCATCTCTGTCCTTGACCTGATTTGCATGTCCTAGAGCATCGTGCTGTACGAGTGGCTGCCGACCTTGCTGGGGACAACTGTCCCAGAGTACAATGGTGAGGGGCACAGCGGAGCTGcggggggcagggtggggggaccAGGGGAAATGAAGAACGGGGTGGGAGGGGGGGGCTCAGCCCCTTTCACCCCATCCTGACTGCTGGACCGCGGCCGCTGCCTCGCAGGGTACCAGCAGCACCTGGACCCCAGCATCTCACCGGAGTTCGTGGCAGCCGCGGCACAGTTCCTGGCCACCATGTTGCCACCAGGTGTTTACGTGAGGTAGGATGGGCTTGGTGGGACTGCGGGAGAGTGGTGCCTGTGCCCAGGATGAGGATACCTGAGCTGGGGATGGTCCTTGTCCATTCCCGGCCAGCAGCTGTGGGTCCAGCCCCTCTCTGCTGTTCCAGAAACCCCCAGTGCCAGTTCCAGCAAGTGCCCAGCCCTGGCGGCTCGTTCCCAGCAGTTCGGCTCTGCAACAGCTACTGGAGCAGAAAGGTACAGGGAAGGGAGTGTGGGGTCCTGAGGACATGGCAGGCTGGTTGGGGGGGCTTCATTCCTTAATTTGTGTTCTGGAGGAGCTCACAGGGGTCTGAGAGGGAAACGAGGTGCAGAGCTTGACAGCCAACCGAGGGATGTGAAATCATCCCCAGACACCGCCTCCAGCTGCACCAGGGGTTGACCTGATGCACGGTTGGCCTGATGTGGAGAAAATGAACCTGGAAAAAGCCCCTGATGTCCCTACGCCCAGAGTCTGCACCCTCATGGGCACCAGTTCAGGggcgtggggctgccccatgtcCTCGGTCCTGTGAGCAATCACCTCCTGTTCCCATCTCCCCTCAGAGCACTGGGCAGACAGATGATGTGGACGTGGACAACCTCCTGCTAGGGATGATCTCGCAGATTGCAGAGCGGGAGGACAACATTGTGGTGGAAGATCTCCAAGGTCTGCACTCCCCTGCCCCCTGGCTGGCACGTCGGTGTGGGACTGTCTCTCGTGGGGCTGTGCAGGGGCCAAGGTGGGGAGGCAGGTCCCAATCCACCACCATCAGCACCCAGCCACACCCTCAGATTACAgagtcactttggttggaaaagaccgtcaggatcatcaagtccaaccataaccaaatgtaactctagcactatcccatgtccctgagaacctcatttccacgtctgttcaacccctccggggatggtgactccagcactgccctgggcagcctgttccaatgccccacagccctttccatgaagaattttttcctaatatccaatctaaacctcccctggcgcaacttgaggccatttcctcttgtccaatcacttgttacctgggagaagagatcaacaccatttatgctccaacctcctttcaggtagttgtagacagtgataaggtctcccctcagcctcctgttctccaggttgacctcccccaggtccctcagctgctcctcgtaagaccaACTTGAGCCTTGTTAATGGAGGTGCACAGAAGGTGCAGGGCGTGTTAAGCGTGTTAGTGGGACTACCTTGACAAGGCCATGGAGATGTCCTCCATGTTCAGCAGGGACCATGGCAGTGGGACTAGGCTGGTCCGGCAGCTGTGGTTGCTCCTCCAGCTCTGCTTTGCCATCACAACAGCTTCAACCCCCCCGCAGATTACTGGTACGGGCCCCTGAAGTACTCCCGCACCGACTACGTGGCCAGCTGGCTCCAGCGCGGGCGAGACCTGGGCCTGCCCACCTACAACCAAGCCCGGGAGCGATTCGGGTTGGAGCCTCTCCAGAACTGGTCGGCCCTTGCCCCACACCTGGATCAACAGGTAACAGGGAACTGGTCTGGCCACAGAAAGCATGTGGCTCGAAGGACGTTGGGGCCGCCCAGGCGCTCACTGGCTTCTCCAGCAAAGTAGGAAGAGGGACATAAGGTCACACCCTGCCCTAGCACATTTTCATGCCTGCGGGGCTGTTGCATTGGGGTAATTGTAATTAAATGGCGTGAATAACTATATCCTGCCCCATAGTATCAtaaaaatcatagaaccattttggtgaCTCCAGCCATAACCTAATGCAACTcgagcactaacccatgtccctgagaacctcgtctaaatgccttttaaacccctccagggatggtgactccagcactgccctgggcagcctgttccaatgccccacagccctttctgtgaagaatgttttcctaatatccagtccaaacctcccttggcacaacttggggccatttcctctgctcctgcactGCTGTGATCTGCATGCTCTGGGGTGATGCTGAGTTGCTCAAGTCCCAGCCATGACCTCAGGGCCATGTGGGGCTGAGCATCCTCGCAGCCCATGGACGAGTGACGATGCCTGGAAAGGCACATTCCTCACTCCTCCTGCCAGGACTTGGAGGTGCTGGCAGAGTTCCCTCTCCTCACGTGTGCGGTGTGGGTTTCTGGCCAGGTCCCGGAGATGGTGGCTTCGCTGTACGCCaatgacactgccaggctggagCTGCTCCCCGGGGCCATGCTGGAGGCTGGCAGCTCTCTCTTCAGCGCCATCATCCTGGACCAGTTCGTGCGCCTGCGTGATGGTGACAGATTTTGGTTCGAAAACACCAGGAATGGGTAAATACCTCTTCCCTGTCTGgcccacagagcagctgcccaCTGCTTTGCCAGCCCCAGTAAGACATAACAACTGGGGCTGGAGGAAAAACCATCCTCCAGCTTCCTAAGTTCCTAAGCCAGTGTGGGGAGTGAATCCCTCCTGCCACCAGTGACACCCAAGGCCACTGCTTGGCCCCACATCTTTTCCACAGGCTGTTCACGGTGGAGCAAGCCAAGAAGATCCGTGACACCACCTTCCATGATGTCCTGACCGCCGTCATCTCTGCAGGCCCTGAAGGCCTCCAGCCCCACGTGTTCAACTGGAGCGAGGGTGAGTCCTTTGTGCAACAGCAGGGAGTTGGGGAGGGAAGCAAACCCATCTCGGTGACACAGCCGGTGACTCAGTGACACAGGGGAAGCATCAGATGGGCAGTTTCTCCAGCCTGACACCTGCGGTGGCCCTAAGCCAGCAAAACGTCTGCAAAATGCAAGGTTTGCTTGTCAGCAAGGCAAACAGCGCTGGTGTGGAAGGTGGGCTGAAGTCCAGGTGTGCATTGCATGAGTCTTGGAAAGATCTCTGGGCACAAAAATGCAGTTGATGCCCTGGAAGGTCATGCTGGGGTTGGAACTCATCCTCTGCCCACCCCAGGCTGTGTCACGCTCCGCACTGATGTGTTCTCCTGCTCTTTTGATATAAACACACAGCTCTGCAGGTTAAACTGACGAGTGACCCGAGAAGTGATGAAGTTTGCAGATGAATTAATCTTTGCCAGCTTTTGCCTTTAATGGCAACAACCCCTGAATGTTTTGCTTCCCTTGGTGTGCGCTCCATGCGGTTGCACCAGGAGAACTCCCTGGATGTGCAGCACATGGATGAGCAGAGGCTCAGAGCCCAAATTTACCATGACCCAAGGTACTTCTTGCTCAGCCCATCCTATCAGGAGAGATGATGGTGCCAAGTTCCAAGGGTCCAGTTCTGTGCTTGGTTTGCTGTGGCAGGAAAAGTTTCAACCCAAAAACTGGGGTTGTCCCCTAACATCTGGAGTTTATCTCCAACCTCCCAGTTCTGCAGAGCTCCCTGGGTCACTCAACAACGAAACCCACCAACATCTGAATGCCGAGGTTCCTGGGGATGATGAGAGGGGTAGAAGGTCCGTGACACTCACAGCCTTTCTCCCCCGTGCAGGGgacccgtgtccccagccccagcagctgacAGCTCAGCACCTGGCCAACTGCACGCCCATGACCGTGCTGGACTACTTCGAAGGCAGCGGCGCAGGCTTCGGGATCATCATCGTTGTCCTCTGCTGTCTGCCTTTAGGTTTGCTGCTCCCTTTCTTTACCCATCTCCTCTTCCACCAGAGAAAGGGACTCAGTGCCAGTGGACTGAGCACctcccagcaggagctgctgagtCTTGGCCACTCTTGAGGTCCTTGGGGTGGCAGGGTCCTCAGGCAGCAGGTGGGAGCAGGGCTTTCATGCGGCAGCCTTGTGTTAAATAAAACCGTAGAGTGATGGGGAAGAAATAAAGCCCTTGGCTGCCCCAGTCATACAGGTGATGCTGCCAAAGCAGGAGGAGCTTTGTGATACCACATGCTTTCTGGGCTATGAAGATgacgaggggtctggagcatctttcttgtgaggaaaggctgggggagctggggctgttcagtctggagaaggatGAGGTGGGACCTTATCAATGTgataagtatctcaagggtgggtgtcagaggatggagcagactctgttcagcggtgcccagcgccagcgtgaggggcaacgggcacagactgaaacacaggaggctccatgtgaacatgaggagaaacttctttgctgtgaggtgccagagcctggcccaggctgcccagagcgggtgtggagtctccttctctgagacattcaaaccccctgggatcctgtgtgatctgctctgtgaccctgcgtgagcaggagggctgggggatctactgaggtcccttccaacctcagccagtcTGTGAGTCCATGATTCTTCTCCCACGTGTCCCCAGTGACTCTGTTTGTTGCCTGGATTGTGGCCGTTCTCCGCAAGCGAGACTTCAAGAAGCTGCAGAAGAAGCAGAGCTCCAGCGTGCGATGGGAGGTGACCGGCGAGGCGATACAGGGTGAGGCGGCTCTGCTGGTCCCACCATGGTGGCTGGTGACGCTGCTGGAGTCAGGGGACACACTCAGGCAGGGCtgcacattctatgattctattatctcCTTGTCCTGGACAATGGAAAAATCCGACCTCCCTGCTCCACGGTCTGTACTCATCCCCGATCATGTGCTTGTATTCTCTGGGTGGGAGATCatcctttttcctttaaaatgtgtCTGCTCATACAATCACTCCCAAGCTGAACACTGTTAAAGGAAGTGCTGGGATGAGCAGGAGGCCAGGTGCACCTTCCAGCTGAGCCGTGTCCTCTCTCCCACCAGCCATGGAGTGGCACGGTCCCAAGACAGACAGCTCTCCTGTCTACATTCAGTTCCAAGCTGACAAAGTCCTCAAAGTGCTGGATAGGAGAGGGTGTGCGCTGAGGAACATCAGCCTGAAAGCCCATCAAAGCGTGGAGGTGATCCTCTCTAGCAACAGAGGGAACAAAGCTCTGCTCCTGAAGAGCCCCAAGGAGTATGACCTGGTGAGTACCATGGTGCCTGGGGTACAATACCTTCCCCTGGACTCTCCACCATCCTCTACCACTGGTCACATACACCCTGTACCACCCAGTCCTGGGCACTGGGACCAGCGTGGGTAACCAAAGGGTGTCAGTGGCCTCCTGAGAACCACCAGGTCCAACTCCGACCATGGGGCGACCACTGTGGTGAAGAGGAGCAGCACACGCATCCCGATGGAGCGTCTGCTGCCCACAGCCATTTGGTGGGGtgttctgcaggtgctgctctTCAGCGAGGAGGCAGAGAGGAGTAACTTCATGGGGAAGCTACAAAGCTACTTGGAGGAGAGTGGCCTCGACCTGCACATGTCTGAGATGAAGGAGCAGAGCCTGATGAAACGGGCAGTCACCCAGGAGCAGAGAAAACAAATTCTGGAGACTTTCTTCAGGCACCTGTTTGCTCAGGTATGTAGAGGTGTGGCCGGCTCTGCATGGAGGAAGGCATTTCGGTATTGATTAAGCAGCGaacattgctgctgctgctcaccgTAAGAGCTGGTAAGCCACACACAAGGAAGCTTCAGGACCAAGGGGCATTTCCCCCTGCAGAAGACAAAAGGCTGTGGTGGAATAAGTGTCTGAAGTTGAAAAGAGACTTTTAGATGACATAACTGAAGTCTCCGTAATGGTCAGTGGTGTTTAGTGTGGAAGTCAAGTCGTGTAGGAGCGGCACGGAACTTCCCCGTGGTATTTGCCATGGGGTTTGTGCTGGGGGAGGCACCGGTGTCTGTGCGGTAGGTTGGGCAAGTGGACACCAGCcttctgctctgccagcactcACGGGACTTCTTTTGTGGGACACAACCTGCAGGTGCTGGAAATCGATAGGTCCGATGCCGGGGACCTCAACTTCGAATCTTCACAGAAGGCCAAGGAGTCCCTGACGTGTGAGCTGAGCAGGGCTGAGTTTGCCGAGGCCCTGGGCCTCAAAGCCCACTCCATGTTTGTGGACTCCATGTTCTCCCTGGCCGACAAAGATGGCAACGGCTACATCTCCTTCCGGGAGTTCTTGGACATCTTGGTGGTCTTCATGAAAGGTGAGAGCTGGAGCTGGCCTTCATCTCTTGCCCCAAGTCCTGGCAATGCCACCAGCAGAGTGAAAGACAAGATACATCCAATCTGTAGACACTTCTACAGATTAAAATTGCCTTCACTTAGGACAGCTTCAACTTGAATTATGGGGCAGTGACAATGTAATTATGTTTTCTGTAAGACTGTCCATGAGGGGAGCCATCTCAGAGCAGTGATTTACTGATCTGTCACCACCATGGACAAGTCTTCTGAATGGACCATGCACCCTGTCCTTGAAAGACAAAACAACTGTATCAGACATCACATCTGATTCCCCCTAAATGACCACTGGGAAAGCAGGTTCATATATAGAAGTGGTGAATGCCAGATTTTATCGAAGGAGCTCCCAGAAAAATCATCACTGTGCAAAACCCCATTTTGAGTGTGCAAAATAATGCACAAGAAAGCATCAGTATCTACCTGATTTTTCACCTTGCACTTGAGGAGGccgagcagagcctgttcccaCTGTTCACAGTGCGCTCAGCCGTGTGATCTCAGTCTTCACAGAGCTGGGTGAGACTTTGCTGCAGGCCCAGACTCTCAAAGGCAATGTTTGAAAGCACTTTTGCCAatgaaaataggatcttgttctTACTTCACCTCTTTCCCTCCCCGCCAGGGTCCCCAGAGGAGAAGTCCAAGGTGATGTTCAGGATGTATGACATTGATGAGAACGGGTTCCTCTCCAAGAAGGAGTTCCTGAGGATGCTCAGGTACTTCTCCTCATCTCTCGAGATGCTTTCACAATGTCTGTAAACAGAGATGTCTCCAGAAGCAGCTCCAGATTCTGTGCTTAGCTCCCCAAGGGTGCTGTGGGAGAGCCCACAGGCTCAACATGCGCAACCAAGAGACCATTTCTCCTACGAAATTGGTCTAGGGCTATGCCCTGGGTTAttttgcttataaatatctcaagggtgtgtgtcagaggatggagcagactctgttcagtggtgcccaacgccagggtgaggggcaacgggcacagactgaaacacaggaggctccatgtgaacatgagcagaaacttctttgctgggaggtgccagagcctggcccaggctgcccagagcgggtgtggagtctccttctctgagacattcacacccgcctggacccacctgtgtgatctgctctgatgaacctgctttagcagaggggttggactggatggtctccagACCCCTCCAATcccaaccagtctgggattctgtgattctgtgatgtgaagGACTCAAGCTGTGGTCCCCTGCAGTTCCCATCTCCCCTCTTCGCTCCAGGTCCTTCATTGAGATCTCCAACAACTGCCTGACAAGAGAGCAGGCGGAGCAGGTGACCGAGTCCATGTTTCGGGCCTCAGGCTTTGAGGACAGGGATGAGCTGACATGGGAGGATTTCCACTACATGCTGCGGGACCACGACAGGGAGCTTCGTCTCACCCATCTCTGTCTCAAAGGTCAGGAGCACAGGGTCAGCCCGGGCCCTGCGGGGCTGGACGTGATGGGCAGCACCCAAATCGTGTCCCATCAATCTCTCCAGCCCAACCGCAGTAATGGGGCAGCAGCTGTCGCTCCATGTACAACGTGTTTGGGTGGTCTCCAAgcctctccccaccccactcctGCCCAGTGAAATGCCTAAACATCGTCCACCGCATCTCACAGGCTTTAAATAAAATGGCTCTTTGTCCTTTTGGCTCCTGAAAGGTGTCCCCGAGGAGCTCAAGCAAAACCTGCACAACCGCGTCTCCTTCATAAAAAAGAAAGAGTAAGCTctccttttgctgctgctgctatagGGAAATGGGGACAACGCTGCCAAAGCCCTTCCTGCAGGTACAGCTTCAGGCTAGATGTAGCTCTGTTCCCAACAGGACCGTCTCAGAGGAGAAAGACCCAAACCTGGACAACGTGAGCCACTACGTGGAGCGAGAAGGGCAAGAGCTGAGGAGGAGACCAGGCAGGAAGTGAGTAATGTCCTCTCCTCGCCGGGCACGCTGCTCGGGTTCGGTCCAGCCTGGTTGCTGTTCCTCATATCCCCATGTCACCTCAGCGAGGACGGTGCTGTGGGGTGATGAGTCTGGGTGATGTGCAGGAAGGAAACAGTGAAGTGCTTGTTACCCATGGCCAGAACATCCTGGTTTGCCTTAATAGCTCCAAGGACCTTTCCCTAACCTGCAATCAGTTCAATATCACTATGAAAATTATCTTTTATAGTTCTTATCTACCGTTTCATTTATGAGTCACTATCTGCATGTTTGCTATTGGCTTTCAAAAGCATTCAAGACTGCAGGATGAACTGAGATCACCCGCTGAGACCGTGCCCTGCATGTCACCGCTGTCACCGGTCTGCAGAGGTGGCCACCGGGATGAAGACCCAAACCTGGGCAGTGTGGCCTGGGCCGTAACTTTGAGATGACACCATCCCTCCTCTTTTTCCCAGGGTGAACCAGTACCAACTGCATTTATACACCGAAGCGCAACGGAAGAAGTACGAGCGGAACAAAATCCAGCAgaagatccaggagttcaagcGCTTCATTGAGAATTACCGGCGCCATATTGTCTGCGTGGTCCTCTTCTCGGCCATCACCGCCGGCGTGTTCGTGGAGAGAGCCTACTGTgagtgagagccagggcaggccTGGCTCCTCAAAGCTGCTGGTTGCACAGGGCATGCTGGGCTGTGAAAGGTCCCGGCTCAGCTTTGGGCAACAGGGCTGGTCCTCCCTGGAATAACCAAAGGGTTGCTgaggtcggaagggacctctggaaggcTCTGGTCCAATGCAAGCCCAATTTCACAGCTGAATCAGGCTGCTGAAGGCCGTATTTAGAGAAGGTTTGAAGAGGTCTGAGGTTGGAGATCCCATCGCACCTCGTTGGGCTTGTGCTAGTTTTTGACCATCCTCCAAACCTGAATTTCCTTCAGTGAAACTCAtgctgttgcctctcatcctttTGCTGTGCATTTCTGAGGAAGAATTTGGCTCTCTCCTCTCTGGAACACCTGTTAAGTTGTTGCAGACAGTGACAGGGTCTTCCCCGAGCCATCTCCTGCAGCCTGAACAAGCCCAtttccttcagcctttcccttatGTGATGTCCTCCAGCTCCCACCCATCCTGGTGGCCTCCACTGAACTTGTTCCCATTTGACACATCTCATACTGGGATGCCCAACTGAGGACACTGTACCAAGATGCAGTTTCACAGAggaggacaatcacttcccttgacctCCAAGGAGACTCTGTCACCAGCAGCTCTGGGGTGTCTGACACCGGGAATCATGCCCCTGTCCCCACATAGCCCTATCCCTGGTGACCTTTTCTTGGTAGAGCGGCACAGGTGGCTGTCCCCTTGTTGCAGGAAGGGTCATGGCCTTCGACACCGACCACGTTGACatcttctcctctctctttcccCAGACTACGCCTTCGCGTCCCCCAGCACTGGCATCGCACAGACCACCTTTGTGGGGATCATCATCTCCCGGGGATCGGCCGCCTGCATCTCCTTCATGTACTCCTACATCCTGCTCACCATGTGCCGCAACCTCATCACCATCCTGCGGGAGACCTTCCTCAACCACTACATCCCCTTTGACGCCGCCGTGGACTTCCACCGCTGGATTGCCATGGCCGCCCTGATCTTCTCAGGTAGGTGGGCTGCTGGGGGATGCATGGCCCATGAACCACAGCTGAAGCAGGGGGACCAGCCCATCATGGCACAGCAGGACCAGGCAGACTCTTGAAGACCCATATGGAGTGCAGAGAGACACAGAAGTTTTGCaccagagaggaggaggaattgcCAGGTCCCTGGCACATAGAATCGTTTTGCtcggaagggaccctcaagatcatataGCCCATCCacagcctaactctagcactaacccatgtccctgagagcttcatctccatctgtccagccctccagggatggtgactccagcactgccctgggcagcctgttccaatgccccacagccctttggggaagagattgttcccagatccaacctcaacctcccctggcgcaatttgaggccatttcctctcatcctgtcacttgctacttgggagaagagacaaatgCATCAGCAGGATCTGCCACATTTCCACCCACAGCA comes from the Patagioenas fasciata isolate bPatFas1 chromosome 12, bPatFas1.hap1, whole genome shotgun sequence genome and includes:
- the DUOX2 gene encoding dual oxidase 2; translated protein: MMLSLAVALLLTWTWGRAQESISWEVQRYDGWYNNLLHHSRGAVGSRLLRLLPANYADGVYQALQEPHVPNARQLSNAVARGPSGLPSHRNTTVLAVFFGFHVLSDILGTEKPGCPAEFLNIHIPRGDLVFDPAGTGDVVLPFQRIHWATGTGQSPNSPREQTNEVTGWLDGSSIYGPSHSWSDALRSFSGGQLATGPDGRVPRETDGRVPMWKALDPSTGQGGPQGIYDLGSAWGNENLFLQAESIVWFRYHNHLAAELANNHSTWSDEDIFQHARKQVIATFQSIVLYEWLPTLLGTTVPEYNGYQQHLDPSISPEFVAAAAQFLATMLPPGVYVRNPQCQFQQVPSPGGSFPAVRLCNSYWSRKSTGQTDDVDVDNLLLGMISQIAEREDNIVVEDLQDYWYGPLKYSRTDYVASWLQRGRDLGLPTYNQARERFGLEPLQNWSALAPHLDQQVPEMVASLYANDTARLELLPGAMLEAGSSLFSAIILDQFVRLRDGDRFWFENTRNGLFTVEQAKKIRDTTFHDVLTAVISAGPEGLQPHVFNWSEGDPCPQPQQLTAQHLANCTPMTVLDYFEGSGAGFGIIIVVLCCLPLVTLFVAWIVAVLRKRDFKKLQKKQSSSVRWEVTGEAIQAMEWHGPKTDSSPVYIQFQADKVLKVLDRRGCALRNISLKAHQSVEVILSSNRGNKALLLKSPKEYDLVLLFSEEAERSNFMGKLQSYLEESGLDLHMSEMKEQSLMKRAVTQEQRKQILETFFRHLFAQVLEIDRSDAGDLNFESSQKAKESLTCELSRAEFAEALGLKAHSMFVDSMFSLADKDGNGYISFREFLDILVVFMKGSPEEKSKVMFRMYDIDENGFLSKKEFLRMLRSFIEISNNCLTREQAEQVTESMFRASGFEDRDELTWEDFHYMLRDHDRELRLTHLCLKGVPEELKQNLHNRVSFIKKKETVSEEKDPNLDNVSHYVEREGQELRRRPGRKVNQYQLHLYTEAQRKKYERNKIQQKIQEFKRFIENYRRHIVCVVLFSAITAGVFVERAYYYAFASPSTGIAQTTFVGIIISRGSAACISFMYSYILLTMCRNLITILRETFLNHYIPFDAAVDFHRWIAMAALIFSVLHTAGHVVNVYIFSVTPLSVLSCLFSSVFTDDGSQLPQKYYWWFFQTIPGMTGVLLLVILAVMYVFATHHFRRVSFQGFWITHHLYVLLYVLVIIHGSYALIQQPRFHVYFIIPALIYGADKLLSLSRKKVEISVVKAELLPSGVTHLQFQRPQDFEYKSGQWVRIACVALGTTEYHPFTLTSAPHEDTLSLHIRAAGPWTTRLRELYSPESLALIGNMPKLYLDGPFGEGHQEWNKFEVSVLVGGGIGVTPFASILKDLVFKSSISSKLLCKKIYFIWVTRTQRQFEWLADIIREVEEADGNDLVSVHIYITQLAEKFDLRTTMLYICERHFQKVLNKSLFTGLRSITHFGRPPFVPFFDSLQEVHPEVQKIGVFSCGPPGMTKSVEKACRQLNKKDQTYFAHHYENF